From one Sphingobacteriales bacterium genomic stretch:
- a CDS encoding efflux RND transporter permease subunit codes for MIDKIKKLFKKEYDPISDEEKLKIIEASSKLVGPGVFYSTIIVIASFLPVFLLTGMEGKLFSPLAYTKSFILIVDAFFAITLTPVLISFLLKGKLRPEEKNPINKGLETLYTPVLTFCLKWRKSVLAINSIALLIGIFMYTRLGSEFMPPLDEGSILFMPVTLPDVSNSEVKRILQVQDKLIKSVPEVEHVLGKAGRANTATDNSPVSMIETIILLKPHNEWREDKTKDDIITEINNKLQIPGVTNGFTQPIINRINMLSTGIRTDVGIKIYGESLDTIDVLSQKIKKALEGTDGVKDLYSEPITGGKYIDIQPKREVIGRYGLTIDDINNVVEASIGGMKLTTTIEGRQRFSVNARYAQEYRNSIEALKKLQVQTMQFGPIPLESVADIKISDGPPMINSENAMLRGSVLFNVRDRDLGSTVKDAQKKLNAMIAKMPKGYYVEWSGQWENQLRANKTLKLIMPIVVLIIFLILFFTYGSMKEAIITMITVPFALIGGIFMVYFYGINLSVAVAVGFIALFGMAIETAMLMTIYLNEAMNKMIAKHGNDKKTITEDILRQYIIDGSAKRLRPKLMTVSVSLFGLVPILWATGTGSDIMLPITVPLIGGTITSTIYVLLVTPVVFEMVKLRELKRNGKINIIDAKE; via the coding sequence ATGATAGATAAGATTAAAAAATTATTCAAAAAAGAATACGACCCTATTTCTGATGAAGAAAAGCTAAAGATAATTGAGGCATCTTCTAAGTTGGTGGGTCCGGGTGTGTTTTATTCCACCATTATTGTAATAGCTTCATTTTTACCGGTATTTCTCTTAACGGGCATGGAAGGTAAGTTATTTAGTCCTTTGGCATATACAAAGTCTTTTATTCTCATCGTAGATGCGTTTTTTGCCATTACGCTTACACCTGTTTTAATCAGCTTTTTATTGAAGGGTAAACTACGCCCGGAAGAAAAGAATCCGATTAATAAAGGATTAGAGACACTATACACCCCTGTTCTTACATTTTGCTTAAAGTGGAGAAAATCAGTCTTGGCAATAAATAGTATTGCATTATTGATTGGGATATTCATGTACACTCGGCTGGGTTCCGAATTTATGCCGCCACTGGATGAAGGCTCTATATTATTTATGCCGGTAACCTTGCCCGATGTATCAAATTCGGAAGTGAAACGAATATTACAGGTGCAGGATAAGCTGATTAAATCAGTACCGGAAGTGGAACATGTGTTAGGTAAGGCTGGCAGAGCTAATACGGCAACAGACAATAGCCCCGTAAGTATGATAGAAACGATTATTCTGCTGAAACCTCATAACGAGTGGAGGGAAGATAAAACAAAGGATGACATTATAACTGAAATCAACAACAAACTGCAAATACCGGGCGTAACAAATGGTTTCACACAGCCTATTATCAATCGGATAAATATGCTTTCAACAGGTATAAGAACCGATGTCGGTATAAAGATTTACGGGGAAAGTTTAGACACCATTGATGTCTTATCACAAAAAATAAAGAAAGCACTCGAAGGGACTGATGGAGTGAAAGATTTATATTCAGAACCTATAACAGGTGGGAAATATATAGACATACAGCCCAAACGGGAAGTGATTGGCAGATATGGACTAACGATAGATGATATAAACAATGTGGTCGAAGCATCTATTGGTGGTATGAAATTAACGACAACCATCGAAGGAAGGCAGCGCTTCTCTGTAAATGCAAGATATGCTCAGGAATATAGAAATAGCATTGAAGCATTAAAAAAATTACAGGTGCAAACCATGCAGTTTGGTCCTATTCCCTTAGAATCGGTGGCGGATATTAAAATAAGCGATGGTCCGCCTATGATAAACAGTGAAAATGCCATGCTAAGAGGTAGTGTTTTATTTAATGTACGGGATCGTGATTTAGGAAGCACAGTAAAGGATGCACAGAAAAAACTAAATGCAATGATTGCTAAAATGCCAAAAGGATATTATGTGGAATGGAGCGGACAGTGGGAAAATCAGTTAAGGGCAAACAAAACATTAAAGTTGATAATGCCCATAGTGGTGCTTATAATTTTCTTGATATTATTCTTTACATACGGCTCCATGAAAGAAGCCATCATAACAATGATAACGGTGCCATTTGCTTTAATCGGCGGCATTTTTATGGTATATTTTTACGGCATTAACCTGTCAGTGGCTGTAGCGGTCGGCTTCATTGCACTATTTGGTATGGCTATTGAAACAGCCATGCTAATGACTATTTATCTCAACGAGGCCATGAATAAAATGATAGCGAAACATGGAAATGATAAAAAAACGATTACGGAAGATATCTTGAGACAATATATCATTGATGGCTCTGCAAAACGGTTAAGACCTAAGCTTATGACAGTTTCGGTTTCATTATTCGGGTTGGTACCTATCCTTTGGGCTACCGGTACAGGGTCAGATATTATGCTGCCAATTACAGTTCCGCTTATCGGAGGTACAATTACATCCACCATTTATGTGTTATTGGTAACGCCGGTTGTGTTTGAAATGGTAAAACTTCGTGAATTAAAAAGAAATGGTAAAATAAATATTATAGATGCAAAAGAGTAA
- a CDS encoding DUF3347 domain-containing protein — translation MYKKLILISFAILIAFTACNNKTSNETGSDAAENSSKMYACPMHPEIMGNKGDKCSKCGMELSVPVDMNATTPPLEAETKTTGTIKEIVGDYLQLKNAFTNDNTNNAATAGKALEAAFKAFDKSALTAEQKKIFEDIEDDAREHAEHIGANSGNIAHQREHFDLLSKDMYDLVKAFGAGQTLYKDFCPMYNDNKGAIWLSETKDIKNPYYGKAMSSCGTVKEELK, via the coding sequence ATGTATAAAAAATTAATCCTTATAAGTTTTGCAATCCTTATTGCATTTACAGCTTGTAACAATAAAACGTCAAATGAAACTGGTAGCGACGCTGCCGAAAATTCTTCTAAAATGTATGCCTGTCCTATGCATCCTGAAATAATGGGTAACAAGGGTGATAAATGTTCTAAATGTGGTATGGAATTATCCGTACCGGTAGATATGAATGCAACTACGCCCCCATTAGAAGCAGAAACAAAAACGACAGGTACAATTAAAGAGATTGTAGGTGATTATCTGCAGTTAAAAAATGCATTTACGAACGATAATACGAACAATGCTGCAACCGCAGGCAAAGCATTGGAAGCAGCGTTTAAGGCTTTCGACAAGTCAGCATTAACGGCTGAGCAAAAGAAAATCTTTGAAGATATTGAAGATGATGCAAGGGAACATGCAGAACACATCGGTGCAAATTCAGGTAACATTGCTCACCAGCGTGAACACTTTGATTTATTGAGCAAAGATATGTATGATTTAGTAAAAGCGTTTGGTGCAGGTCAAACCTTATACAAAGATTTTTGTCCTATGTATAATGACAATAAAGGTGCGATATGGCTAAGTGAAACGAAGGATATAAAAAATCCTTATTATGGAAAAGCTATGTCATCTTGTGGTACGGTGAAAGAGGAATTAAAATAA
- a CDS encoding DUF1513 domain-containing protein has product MKKFNKITAFSLVMLVSIIMISVACKKNETPLNINYPAAYVVNGEDASISVINLSKNEVTETIELMGAGSDMIMWPHHIYNHENHLAIGVPGMDLSAGHSGGMAGMMGKVIILDATNGSMLKNIETPMMNHNAIYSPDGTEIWTSQMDATGTVLVYDANTYSLKNTITVGEDPAEVTFSADGSKAYVCNGGSNTVTVINPITKSVITTLAVGLDPVGAWTSSIGKMFIDNEAGNSISIVDVATNAVVGTVTLGFMPGYAAYHATTGELWVTDPDNGKVAYFLDMGGNNWMKHGEFATGAGAHAIVFNGNTAYVTNQMANTVSVVNVSAHTVSKTINVGKKPNGIVIRQ; this is encoded by the coding sequence ATGAAAAAATTCAATAAAATTACAGCTTTTAGCCTCGTAATGCTTGTATCAATAATAATGATATCAGTTGCATGTAAAAAAAATGAAACTCCTTTAAATATAAACTACCCTGCCGCTTATGTGGTAAATGGTGAAGATGCAAGTATATCGGTTATTAATCTGAGTAAGAATGAAGTAACGGAAACAATAGAATTAATGGGTGCTGGTTCAGATATGATTATGTGGCCGCATCATATATACAACCATGAAAATCACTTGGCTATTGGCGTCCCTGGAATGGATTTAAGCGCAGGGCATTCTGGTGGCATGGCTGGCATGATGGGTAAAGTTATTATATTAGATGCAACGAATGGTTCAATGCTAAAAAATATTGAAACGCCGATGATGAACCATAACGCAATCTATTCACCGGATGGCACAGAAATTTGGACTTCTCAAATGGATGCCACAGGTACGGTGTTAGTATACGATGCAAACACATACAGCCTGAAAAATACAATTACCGTTGGTGAAGATCCCGCCGAAGTTACATTTAGTGCAGATGGATCTAAGGCGTATGTGTGTAATGGTGGAAGCAATACGGTCACAGTCATAAATCCCATAACTAAATCAGTGATAACTACTCTGGCTGTTGGCTTAGACCCTGTGGGTGCATGGACATCCTCAATTGGAAAAATGTTTATTGACAATGAAGCCGGAAATTCAATTAGTATTGTTGATGTTGCCACTAATGCAGTGGTAGGCACTGTCACTTTAGGTTTTATGCCTGGTTATGCAGCATACCATGCTACTACAGGTGAGTTGTGGGTGACAGACCCTGACAATGGAAAAGTAGCTTATTTCTTGGATATGGGTGGTAATAACTGGATGAAGCATGGTGAATTTGCTACTGGTGCAGGTGCCCATGCTATTGTATTTAATGGCAATACTGCATATGTAACCAACCAAATGGCGAACACGGTATCGGTTGTAAATGTATCAGCACATACGGTATCTAAGACTATAAATGTTGGCAAAAAACCAAACGGTATTGTTATTAGACAATAA
- a CDS encoding efflux RND transporter periplasmic adaptor subunit — protein sequence MKKILKYSLILLIIAAIGVGVYFLIIKQHGTMDSHGQKEVYTCSMHPQIRKNKPGNCPICGMKLIKIETHTQEMDSTLSENLLKPTDNFIVGDFQTTTPVDTSVSAEINLPGIVEYDPNASVNIAARVSGRIEKMYVNYKYQRVNKGQKLFDLYSPELLTEQQNYIYLMTNDAENESLIAASKHKLMLYGITETQLKSLKETKKTNPVISIYSPAYGIIQSTEEMGGSANGNGMQNTGSRKSTDMLNIKEGDYIKKGEVVFKLSNTDKVWAVFNVLQGYSSLIKLNQTVVISSELNTADPVYAKINFIETQLNQSDNSLRIRVYLNNSKLKLPVGLRLQGNVRTNPVKALWLPKQAMVSIGTKKMVFTRLENGFKAREIKTGIEINNFIQILGGITKTDTIAANAQYLIDSESFIKTR from the coding sequence ATGAAAAAAATCCTAAAATATAGTCTGATTCTTCTGATAATTGCTGCAATCGGTGTCGGCGTATATTTCTTGATTATAAAACAACACGGCACGATGGATAGTCATGGCCAAAAAGAAGTATATACATGCTCTATGCATCCTCAAATCAGAAAGAATAAACCGGGTAATTGTCCGATTTGTGGAATGAAACTGATAAAAATAGAAACACATACGCAGGAAATGGATAGCACATTGTCTGAAAATCTGTTGAAACCGACGGACAACTTTATAGTAGGTGATTTTCAAACGACAACTCCGGTAGATACATCCGTAAGCGCGGAAATAAATTTGCCGGGCATAGTGGAATACGACCCGAACGCTTCCGTAAACATTGCGGCAAGAGTAAGTGGAAGAATAGAGAAAATGTATGTAAATTATAAATATCAGAGAGTAAATAAAGGTCAGAAACTTTTTGACCTGTACAGCCCTGAATTACTGACAGAGCAGCAGAATTATATTTACCTGATGACGAATGATGCAGAAAATGAATCACTGATAGCAGCTTCTAAACACAAATTGATGCTCTATGGCATAACGGAAACTCAGTTAAAATCACTCAAAGAAACTAAAAAGACAAATCCGGTCATTTCTATTTATAGTCCTGCTTATGGCATTATTCAAAGTACGGAAGAAATGGGTGGCTCCGCGAATGGTAATGGCATGCAAAACACTGGAAGCCGTAAAAGTACGGATATGCTAAATATCAAAGAAGGTGATTACATTAAAAAAGGTGAAGTGGTTTTTAAATTATCGAACACGGATAAGGTTTGGGCTGTTTTTAATGTATTACAGGGTTACAGCAGCTTAATTAAACTCAATCAGACTGTAGTTATTTCTTCTGAACTAAATACTGCTGATCCGGTATATGCAAAAATAAACTTCATTGAAACACAGCTCAATCAGTCAGACAACAGCCTTAGAATAAGAGTCTATTTAAACAATAGCAAACTGAAACTGCCGGTTGGTTTGCGCTTGCAGGGCAACGTCAGAACAAATCCGGTAAAAGCACTTTGGCTGCCAAAGCAGGCAATGGTAAGCATCGGTACTAAAAAAATGGTGTTTACAAGATTAGAGAATGGCTTTAAAGCGAGAGAAATAAAAACAGGTATTGAAATCAATAATTTCATACAGATTTTGGGCGGAATTACAAAAACGGACACCATTGCCGCCAATGCTCAATATTTGATTGATAGTGAAAGTTTTATTAAAACCAGATAA
- a CDS encoding heme-binding domain-containing protein translates to MSVLKKILLLLLLVLMGIQFIRPVRNESGQLLSTDITKTFNIPDSVLNVLKMSCYDCHSNNTNYPFYVNIEPVGWILNNHIKNGKDKLNFSDFGSYSQRRQMSKFKSIASQIQDDKMPISSYLILHKKAVLSSGNKELIINWANKTRDSLSSNQ, encoded by the coding sequence ATGTCTGTCTTAAAAAAGATATTATTATTGCTGCTGCTTGTATTGATGGGCATTCAATTTATCAGACCTGTTCGCAACGAAAGCGGACAGCTATTGTCAACAGATATAACAAAGACGTTTAATATACCTGACAGCGTTTTAAATGTCTTAAAAATGTCTTGTTATGATTGTCATAGCAACAATACTAATTATCCTTTTTACGTCAATATAGAACCTGTTGGATGGATACTGAATAATCATATAAAGAATGGAAAAGACAAACTCAATTTTAGTGATTTTGGCTCTTATTCACAACGCAGACAAATGAGCAAGTTTAAGTCAATTGCAAGCCAGATTCAGGATGATAAGATGCCAATATCATCTTATTTAATATTACACAAAAAGGCTGTTCTATCCTCCGGCAACAAAGAGTTAATTATAAATTGGGCAAATAAGACGAGAGACAGTCTTTCATCAAATCAGTAA
- a CDS encoding TolC family protein has translation MQKSKYYIIIACLLISSTNAVAQMLPLDTVLAIIKTNNPQLKMYEADIQSMDAAAKGAKSWMPPQVNTGFFMTPYNAKMWKADDMNQGMGSYMLGVTQMFPNAKKLKADYEYMSSMSSVEKENKNYTINQLNAAAKTSYYQWMVLNKKIKIANDNLLLLEYMIKSMEIRYQYNMDKLPTYYKAKSQYSELQNMIVMLQNDIAQKRIMLNTLMVRDKNNIFEVDTSYNLNELKYLLSDTTSLSLNRSDVKAIDKTITINQLKAKAEKTKLLPEFGVRYEHMFAFGKQPQQFSAMLMVNMPFMPWSSKMFKANANSYLLKNESLKWQKEMILNEATGMISGMSTELISLNKQYEITQNSIIPALRRNYETALITWQNNTGDLFVVLDAWEALNMAQMDALEKLQAILLTQVEIEKQLEIK, from the coding sequence ATGCAAAAGAGTAAATACTATATCATTATAGCTTGCCTGTTAATAAGCAGTACAAATGCAGTAGCCCAAATGCTCCCGCTCGATACGGTTTTGGCAATCATAAAAACAAATAACCCGCAGCTGAAAATGTATGAAGCCGATATTCAGAGCATGGATGCTGCGGCAAAAGGGGCTAAAAGCTGGATGCCGCCACAGGTAAACACCGGCTTCTTTATGACGCCCTACAATGCTAAAATGTGGAAAGCAGATGATATGAATCAAGGCATGGGTTCCTATATGTTAGGTGTTACACAAATGTTTCCGAATGCTAAAAAACTGAAAGCCGACTATGAATATATGAGTTCGATGTCTTCTGTGGAGAAAGAAAATAAAAACTATACAATAAATCAGTTGAATGCTGCGGCTAAGACAAGTTATTATCAATGGATGGTGCTGAATAAAAAAATTAAGATTGCAAATGACAATTTATTGTTGCTGGAATATATGATAAAAAGCATGGAAATCAGATACCAGTACAATATGGATAAACTGCCCACGTACTACAAAGCAAAATCTCAATACAGTGAATTGCAAAATATGATAGTCATGTTGCAGAATGATATTGCTCAAAAACGGATAATGTTGAATACATTGATGGTAAGAGATAAGAATAACATCTTTGAAGTTGACACTTCCTACAACCTGAATGAACTGAAATATCTGCTGTCTGATACTACGTCCCTCTCATTAAACAGAAGTGATGTAAAAGCCATTGATAAAACAATAACAATAAATCAGTTAAAGGCAAAAGCGGAAAAAACAAAATTATTACCTGAGTTTGGTGTCCGGTATGAACACATGTTTGCCTTTGGCAAACAGCCACAGCAATTCTCAGCGATGCTGATGGTGAATATGCCGTTTATGCCCTGGTCATCTAAAATGTTCAAAGCGAATGCAAATAGTTATTTATTGAAGAATGAGAGCTTGAAGTGGCAAAAGGAAATGATATTAAATGAAGCAACAGGTATGATTTCGGGTATGAGTACCGAATTGATTAGTCTGAATAAACAGTACGAAATAACACAAAACAGTATTATTCCTGCGTTGCGTAGGAATTATGAAACAGCATTGATTACATGGCAGAACAACACAGGTGATTTATTCGTCGTTTTAGATGCATGGGAAGCATTAAATATGGCGCAGATGGATGCACTCGAAAAATTACAGGCTATACTTCTGACACAGGTGGAAATTGAAAAACAACTTGAAATCAAATAA
- a CDS encoding efflux RND transporter permease subunit has protein sequence MVEKLIAFSLKNRIIVLLISAGLLGWGIYSVKQNPIDAIPDLSENQVIVFTEWMGRSPQVIEAQVTYPLVSNLQGIPKVKNIRGASMFGMSFVYIIFEDNVDIYWARTRVLERLNYAQRLLPQSVVPTLGPDGTGVGHIFWYHLEANGMDLGEQRALQDWYVKFALQTVPGVAEVASFGGFEKQYQLVLDPLKMQYYNVSMMEVMNAVKTNNNDVGGRKFEMSDMSYIIRGLGYIKNINDIEDIAVKNYNSIPVRVKDIGSVQMGGDLRLGIFDQNGEGEVVGGIVVMRYGENADKVIKAVKEKMKEVEKGLPEGVSFKTSYDRSELIEKAIESVKGTLLEEMIAVSIVILLFLFHWRSALIILIQLPISVAVGFILLETFGISSNIMSLTGIALAIGVVVDDGIVMVENAYRSISERQQEFDNNKTESE, from the coding sequence ATGGTAGAAAAACTAATAGCATTCTCATTAAAAAACAGGATAATCGTATTGCTCATTTCAGCCGGCTTATTGGGTTGGGGTATTTATAGTGTAAAGCAGAATCCAATTGACGCTATTCCTGACTTATCAGAAAATCAGGTAATTGTATTTACGGAATGGATGGGCAGAAGCCCCCAGGTGATTGAAGCACAGGTTACCTATCCATTGGTATCTAACCTGCAGGGCATTCCCAAAGTGAAAAACATTCGTGGTGCATCTATGTTTGGGATGAGTTTTGTTTACATCATTTTTGAAGACAATGTAGATATATACTGGGCAAGAACCCGTGTTTTGGAAAGATTGAATTATGCCCAGCGTTTACTGCCTCAGAGTGTAGTGCCTACATTAGGTCCCGATGGTACCGGTGTCGGTCACATATTCTGGTATCACCTCGAAGCGAATGGCATGGATTTGGGCGAGCAAAGGGCATTGCAGGATTGGTATGTGAAATTTGCTTTGCAAACCGTTCCGGGGGTAGCCGAAGTGGCCTCTTTTGGTGGTTTTGAAAAACAATACCAGTTGGTTTTAGATCCTTTAAAAATGCAATATTACAATGTCAGTATGATGGAAGTGATGAATGCTGTAAAGACAAACAACAACGATGTCGGGGGCAGAAAATTTGAAATGAGTGATATGTCCTATATTATTAGAGGATTAGGATACATTAAAAACATAAACGACATAGAAGACATTGCGGTTAAAAATTACAACTCCATTCCGGTAAGGGTAAAAGATATAGGCTCTGTACAAATGGGGGGCGATTTACGTTTGGGCATCTTCGACCAGAATGGCGAAGGAGAAGTGGTAGGCGGAATAGTGGTAATGCGATATGGCGAAAATGCCGACAAGGTTATAAAAGCCGTTAAGGAAAAAATGAAGGAAGTGGAAAAAGGATTACCCGAAGGCGTTTCATTTAAAACATCCTACGACAGAAGCGAACTGATTGAGAAAGCGATAGAATCGGTAAAAGGCACTTTGCTCGAAGAAATGATAGCGGTATCAATCGTAATCCTGCTCTTCCTGTTTCATTGGAGAAGTGCCCTGATTATTCTGATTCAATTGCCGATATCGGTAGCCGTAGGCTTCATTCTCTTGGAGACTTTTGGTATTTCTTCCAATATCATGTCACTTACGGGTATTGCCCTTGCAATTGGTGTAGTCGTGGATGATGGCATTGTAATGGTGGAAAATGCCTATCGGAGTATATCCGAAAGGCAGCAGGAATTTGATAACAATAAAACCGAGTCGGAATGA
- a CDS encoding efflux RND transporter periplasmic adaptor subunit yields the protein MKIFKIIGILLAFVITVTACINKDSEDHSKHNSGDVSYYTCSMHPQIRVDKPGKCPICHMDLIPIKNSADTEDEISLSEQQIKLGNITTQTIEETKTRREESYTGILTYNQNNIKTISARTMGRIEKLYFKTTGNFIKVNDPLYVLYSEDIAIAKQDYLAAFKQLSIPGDFGKNAKTMMDAAEQKLLFYGLTNKQIESLQKNNEVSPYITFYSTYSGYITEITVTEGSYVMEGSGLIRIADLSNLWLEAQINANYANQVSLGQNASISFTDFPDKSINSKITFINPEINPDSRLLLIRLEIPNQNVMLKPGMQAVIKFKQPDIKGLFIPTDAVIREENATYIWVEKRPGVFENRMVETGAEINGMIEIKSEMDKTKKIVITGAYAINSEYKFRKGSDPMEGMKM from the coding sequence ATGAAGATATTTAAAATAATCGGCATACTGCTTGCATTTGTTATTACTGTAACGGCTTGTATAAATAAAGATTCGGAAGACCATAGTAAACATAATTCGGGTGACGTTTCGTATTACACTTGCTCTATGCACCCTCAGATTAGGGTAGACAAACCTGGTAAATGCCCTATTTGTCACATGGACTTGATTCCTATAAAAAATAGTGCCGATACCGAAGACGAAATTTCATTAAGCGAACAGCAAATCAAACTTGGAAATATTACAACACAAACGATTGAAGAAACGAAAACCAGAAGGGAAGAATCATACACAGGTATTCTGACGTATAATCAGAATAATATTAAAACAATTTCTGCAAGAACAATGGGACGGATTGAAAAATTATATTTCAAGACGACAGGAAATTTTATAAAGGTAAATGACCCCTTATATGTATTGTATAGTGAAGATATTGCCATTGCAAAACAGGATTATTTGGCAGCATTTAAACAATTGTCAATTCCGGGTGATTTTGGTAAAAATGCTAAAACAATGATGGATGCAGCGGAACAGAAACTATTATTTTATGGCTTAACAAATAAACAGATTGAAAGCCTGCAAAAAAACAATGAAGTTTCTCCGTACATCACTTTTTACAGCACATACAGTGGCTACATTACAGAGATAACTGTTACGGAAGGCAGTTATGTAATGGAAGGGTCCGGTTTAATCAGGATAGCAGACCTGAGTAACCTCTGGTTGGAAGCGCAGATAAATGCAAACTATGCAAATCAGGTAAGTTTAGGGCAGAATGCAAGTATCTCCTTTACTGATTTTCCAGATAAATCAATAAACTCAAAAATCACCTTTATCAATCCTGAAATCAATCCCGATTCAAGATTACTGCTGATTCGCCTGGAGATACCAAATCAGAATGTAATGCTAAAACCCGGTATGCAGGCAGTAATTAAATTTAAACAACCTGACATTAAAGGCTTGTTTATTCCTACCGATGCTGTCATTCGGGAAGAAAATGCAACGTATATCTGGGTAGAGAAAAGACCGGGCGTTTTTGAAAATAGAATGGTCGAAACAGGTGCAGAAATTAATGGAATGATAGAAATAAAATCAGAAATGGACAAAACAAAAAAGATTGTAATCACGGGTGCTTATGCTATCAATAGTGAATATAAATTTAGAAAAGGTAGTGACCCTATGGAAGGAATGAAAATGTAA